One Pyxicephalus adspersus chromosome 3, UCB_Pads_2.0, whole genome shotgun sequence genomic window carries:
- the ZNF414 gene encoding zinc finger protein 414 isoform X2 → MDKLDDTPADKKSQAKNEEAGPSTSQTVRGVKMVSKRPREGGRRRNLQGSNKKFLCSVNDCGESLDSMQDLMTHLKVHYKPNRYFKCENCMQPFRTHRSLFKHLHVCSDNPSRPVSDSITPPPPLADTKAAPAMSTGSRITSVIQCIKKKDTTLPVTKDFVNTIASASSVPGGQLPSESNLASETSNSFASLNPPLFTSRLTGSQRSSHSGSYGSYLQQSAYSLPQGASSQKHRPFLGNQGLPVSNAMWKKNQGHTSNSRIVWEHTRGSYKCMQCSFSTATRDQMDKHIEEIHKNPASAKPREDIDYDMDLLPFHSKLPAEMENSLLPQV, encoded by the exons ATG GATAAACTAGACGATACCCCTGCAGACAAAAAAAGTCAGGCAAAAAATGAAGAAGCTGGTCCCTCTACATCACAGACTGTCAGAGGAGTCAAAATGGTGTCCAAGAGACCAAGAGAAGGAGGCAGAAGGCGGAACCTTCAAGGCTCAA ATAAAAAGTTCCTTTGCTCAGTGAATGACTGTGGGGAGTCTCTGGACAGTATGCAAGACCTTATGACCCATCTCAAAGTACATTACAAACCAAATCGCTATTTTAA GTGTGAGAACTGTATGCAGCCATTTCGAACACACCGCTCCCTGTTTAAGCATCTACATGTGTGTTCTGACAATCCCTCGCGCCCAGTGTCTGACAGCATCACACCTCCGCCTCCATTAGCTGATACCAAGGCAGCACCAGCCATGTCTACAGGAAGCCGTATAACTAGTGTTAtacagtgcattaaaaaaaaagacactaccCTGCCGGTGACTAAGGATTTTGTGAATACCATTGCTTCAGCTTCTTCTGTCCCTGGTGGTCAACTACCTTCAGAGAGCAATCTAGCTTCTGAGACTTCTAATTCCTTTGCTTCCCTTAACCCCCCATTGTTTACAAGTCGGCTAACAGGTTCACAGCGGTCATCTCACTCTGGATCATATGGTTCTTATCTCCAGCAATCGGCATACTCCTTACCACAGGGAGCATCCTCTCAGAAGCATAGGCCATTTCTTGGGAATCAAGGGCTTCCTGTCTCTAACGCCATGTGGAAAAAGAATCAAG GACACACAAGCAACAGTCGTATTGTTTGGGAACACACCAGAGGTAGCTACAAATGTATGCAGTGTAGCTTTTCTACTGCCACAAGGGACCAGATGGATAAACATAttgaagaaatacataaaaatcctGCATCAGCCAAACCTCGGGAAGATATAG attATGACATGGATCTTCTCCCTTTCCACTCCAAGTTGCCTGCAGAAATGGAAAACAGCCTTTTACCACAGGTCTAA
- the ZNF414 gene encoding zinc finger protein 414 isoform X1 → MDKLDDTPADKKSQAKNEEAGPSTSQTVRGVKMVSKRPREGGRRRNLQGSKRGHRCTTYGCTRSFLSMQELINHVSVHYKPTESMQDKKFLCSVNDCGESLDSMQDLMTHLKVHYKPNRYFKCENCMQPFRTHRSLFKHLHVCSDNPSRPVSDSITPPPPLADTKAAPAMSTGSRITSVIQCIKKKDTTLPVTKDFVNTIASASSVPGGQLPSESNLASETSNSFASLNPPLFTSRLTGSQRSSHSGSYGSYLQQSAYSLPQGASSQKHRPFLGNQGLPVSNAMWKKNQGHTSNSRIVWEHTRGSYKCMQCSFSTATRDQMDKHIEEIHKNPASAKPREDIDYDMDLLPFHSKLPAEMENSLLPQV, encoded by the exons ATG GATAAACTAGACGATACCCCTGCAGACAAAAAAAGTCAGGCAAAAAATGAAGAAGCTGGTCCCTCTACATCACAGACTGTCAGAGGAGTCAAAATGGTGTCCAAGAGACCAAGAGAAGGAGGCAGAAGGCGGAACCTTCAAGGCTCAA AAAGGGGTCATCGATGTACTACATATGGCTGTACTCGATCATTTCTTAGCATGCAAGAACTTATCAACCATGTGTCTGTCCACTATAAACCCACCGAGTCTATGCAAG ATAAAAAGTTCCTTTGCTCAGTGAATGACTGTGGGGAGTCTCTGGACAGTATGCAAGACCTTATGACCCATCTCAAAGTACATTACAAACCAAATCGCTATTTTAA GTGTGAGAACTGTATGCAGCCATTTCGAACACACCGCTCCCTGTTTAAGCATCTACATGTGTGTTCTGACAATCCCTCGCGCCCAGTGTCTGACAGCATCACACCTCCGCCTCCATTAGCTGATACCAAGGCAGCACCAGCCATGTCTACAGGAAGCCGTATAACTAGTGTTAtacagtgcattaaaaaaaaagacactaccCTGCCGGTGACTAAGGATTTTGTGAATACCATTGCTTCAGCTTCTTCTGTCCCTGGTGGTCAACTACCTTCAGAGAGCAATCTAGCTTCTGAGACTTCTAATTCCTTTGCTTCCCTTAACCCCCCATTGTTTACAAGTCGGCTAACAGGTTCACAGCGGTCATCTCACTCTGGATCATATGGTTCTTATCTCCAGCAATCGGCATACTCCTTACCACAGGGAGCATCCTCTCAGAAGCATAGGCCATTTCTTGGGAATCAAGGGCTTCCTGTCTCTAACGCCATGTGGAAAAAGAATCAAG GACACACAAGCAACAGTCGTATTGTTTGGGAACACACCAGAGGTAGCTACAAATGTATGCAGTGTAGCTTTTCTACTGCCACAAGGGACCAGATGGATAAACATAttgaagaaatacataaaaatcctGCATCAGCCAAACCTCGGGAAGATATAG attATGACATGGATCTTCTCCCTTTCCACTCCAAGTTGCCTGCAGAAATGGAAAACAGCCTTTTACCACAGGTCTAA